From the genome of Nicotiana sylvestris chromosome 2, ASM39365v2, whole genome shotgun sequence, one region includes:
- the LOC104226996 gene encoding homeobox-leucine zipper protein HAT5: protein MGSGHIFFEPSCHGNMLFLGNSDPVFRGPRSMMKMEDSSKRRPFFSSPEELYDEEYYDEQSPEKKRRLTPEQVHLLEKSFETENKLEPERKTQLAKKLGLQPRQVAVWFQNRRARWKTKTLERDYDQLKSSYDSLLSDFDSMRKDNEKLKAEVVSLMEKLQGKVVGEAGVVGEKCEVLEVDAMTLQVKVKAEDRLSSGSGGSAVVDEHSPQLVDSGDSYFHTGHIEEYPIGAGGCNNIPPPMDGLLSEEDDGSDDGGGHGYFSNVFVAAEEQHHEDGEPIGWFWS from the exons ATGGGATCTGGGCATATATTTTTCGAACCGTCTTGTCACGGCAACATGTTGTTCCTTGGGAATTCAGATCCTGTTTTCCGAG GACCAAGATCGATGATGAAGATGGAGGACTCCTCAAAGAGGCGACCTTTCTTTAGCTCGCCGGAGGAACTATATGACGAGGAATATTACGACGAGCAGTCGCCGGAGAAGAAGCGCCGTCTCACTCCCGAGCAG GTGCACTTGCTGGAGAAGAGCTTTGAGACGGAGAACAAGCTGGAGCCAGAGCGTAAGACTCAGCTAGCCAAGAAGCTTGGCCTGCAGCCCAGGCAGGTGGCTGTGTGGTTCCAAAACCGCCGTGCCCGGTGGAAGACCAAGACCCTTGAAAGGGATTATGATCAGCTCAAATCCTCTTATGACTCTCTTCTCTCTGATTTTGACTCCATGCGCAAAGATAATGAGAAGCTCAAAGCTGAG GTGGTTTCATTGATGGAGAAATTGCAGGGGAAAGTGGTTGGTGAAGCAGGGGTAGTAGGTGAAAAATGTGAGGTTTTGGAGGTTGATGCTATGACCCTTCAAGTGAAGGTGAAGGCGGAGGACAGGCTGAGCAGTGGCAGCGGCGGAAGCGCGGTGGTAGATGAGCACAGTCCACAGCTGGTGGACAGTGGGGACTCCTATTTTCACACTGGTCATATTGAAGAGTATCCAATAGGGGCTGGAGGATGCAATAATATTCCTCCACCTATGGATGGTTTGCTGTCAGAAGAGGATGATGGTAGTGATGATGGCGGCGGCCATGGCTACTTCTCTAATGTCTTTGTGGCGGCAGAGGAGCAACACCATGAAGATGGAGAGCCTATTGGATGGTTCTGGTCTTAA